From a single Columba livia isolate bColLiv1 breed racing homer chromosome 15, bColLiv1.pat.W.v2, whole genome shotgun sequence genomic region:
- the LOC102083672 gene encoding ankyrin repeat and fibronectin type-III domain-containing protein 1 isoform X8, whose protein sequence is MCHPPPERPLCFGTVLPTCITCHGRIPCVNSLGSADKKDFYQPKSESSLSRFAHRLSVKQKQEKRRKAEYASAELSAFRPRSLSIEWSSSPKMTQQMRDLQLAQARKPPGPSSPNAAKRLYRNLSGKFRVNYTSFDEGSLAGRSEKEKLRKSYLFQSNAALFEAVELQDLDRVQELLKQYSPEELDLNTPNSEGLLPLDIAIMTNNAPIAKALLQAGAKESPHFVSLESRSLHLSTLVREAEQRVNELTAQVVNEAPNTDCSEKEKQLRAWEWRYRLYKRMKAGFEHARVPDAPTNVHLSVASSSSVQVTFWEPLNVNSAVVTKYKVEWSCSPTFSPLLGEAVIDKLKNLHFTIRGLVSGTAYYVRVSAYNMKGWGPPQASMPPSAIPSNWREYDGRAPRRRGQAEALDHLLGQVKTVHQHCVCHEPCKNQPQSRKHSVSKSLKHLFHPGSKFLKTLKRGLYLTAIFYKDDNILVTHEDQIPVVEIDDTYSCLLMQDFLWFTKVSCMWDEILWLRQCVTVSQSSCSCILQTRFKMLLAISQMQGLLGIQDLGQVFFEPVKDKQGNILIVTLKEVKTNQTFESVRWVPICKLQTSRKSVSSPEEPTALDTLLISLQDKLAYHQHSSHALSPGLYLGYLKLCSAVDQIRVLVPEQLPNILCHVKIRSNPNISREEWEWLQKMASMEEPVPAEPEAETSQNHLFQELQVAIKELMTLVNIPLQEAKDFRLYSQEVLDFGGQVSFLLLLPPSDDVCTAPGQNNPYTPRSGFLTLPLQIFELVHFFTYDREFITQYCQVSALLELESLLSQQSLREAFSDAELSTAKQRHQQVQDYIQQMEEIWREMRWIMDALQHARYKQPSCGVSLSGFLSEAGPVMKEKTQSTSSHLDYLPSPAPSPETSRKINSDPHGLSDEEGSSEVFLATDSDYDSSRAQSPKELDLLSSSSGPECCSRRVARTLRDSAPDVLQTHELKTPVPPPPPPPEEPRPAPELYDSDFVLPSRQIELLRITEKRQAYCVRTSSLDFPKPHCQVARKSCPGSVDSSPTESRTTGHCGQLRLGTGLTPGPEHSQVGQGSETVFRTRSDEWTQSFQEQPEQPGCLADRGKKPGSVTLQVCPQYETGLSKETSVKLHITSQTSAGEVVKLVVLEMNNVSRSMLGGSTAFCYDEEQLEHFGLVFASNESEQWLPDDFLPLSLQATQPEGRFYVRIKETSPLVLQYGPATTV, encoded by the exons TCTAGGTTTGCCCACCGCTTGTCAGTTAAgcagaagcaggagaagagaaggaaagctgAGTATGCCTCGGCCGAGCTGTCTGCCTTCCGGCCCAGGTCTCTGAGCATTGAATG GTCATCCTCGCCTAAAATGACACAGCAGATGCGGGACCTGCAGCTGGCGCAGGCCAGGAAGCCACCAGGCCCTTCCTCACCGAACGCGGCCAAGAGGCTCTACCGAAACCTGTCGGGGAAATTCCGCGTCAACTACACGTCCTTCGATGAGGGCAGCCTGGCAGGAAGGAGCGAGAAGGAGAAGCTCCGCAAGTCCTACCTG tTCCAGAGCAATGCTGCCCTCTTTGAGGCCGTGGAGCTGCAGGACCTAGACAGGGtccaggagctgctgaagcAGTACAGCCCTGAGGAACTGGACCTCAACACCCCCAACAGCGAGGGGCTGCTGCCGCTGGACATAGCCATCATGACCAACAATGCTCCCATCGCCAAGGCCCTGCTGCAGGCGGGAGCAAAGGAGAGCCCACACT TTGTGAGCCTGGAGAGCCGCTCACTGCACCTCTCCACGCTGGTGCGGGAAGCGGAGCAGCGTGTCAACGAGCTGACGGCACAGGTGGTGAATGAGGCGCCCAACACCGACTGCTCCgagaaggagaagcagctcagGGCCTGGGAGTGGCGATACCGGCTGTACAAGCGCATGAAGGCAGGGTTTGAGCATGCCC GAGTGCCAGATGCCCCCACCAATGTCCACCTCTCTGTGGCCAGCAGTTCCTCAGTGCAGGTGACCTTCTGGGAGCCTCTGAACGTCAACTCTGCTGTTGTCACCAAATACAAAG TGGAGTGGAGCTGCTCCCCCACCTTCTCGCCACTACTTGGGGAGGCTGTGATCGACAAGCTGAAGAACCTGCACTTCACCATCCGGGGACTGGTGTCG GGCACAGCTTACTACGTCCGGGTGTCCGCCTACAACATGAAGGGCTGGGGTCCCCCACAAGCTTCCATGCCCCCGTCTGCCATCCCTTCCA ACTGGCGGGAGTATGATGGTCGGGCCCCACGACGAAGGGGACAAGCTGAAGCTCTGGACCATCTGCTGGGCCAGGTGAAGACTGTCCACCAGCACTGCGTTTGCCATG AGCCCTGCAAGAACCAGCCCCAGAGCAGGAAACACTCAGTCTCCAAGAGCCTCAAGCACCTCTTCCACCCTGGCAGCAAGTTTCTCAAGACGCTGAAGCG GGGCCTCTACCTGACAGCCATCTTCTACAAGGACGACAACATCCTGGTGACCCATGAAGACCAGATCCCCGTGGTGGAGATCGATGACACCTACTCCTGCTTGCTCATGCAGGATTTTCTCTGGTTCACCAAG GTGTCGTGCATGTGGGACGAGATCCTGTGGCTGCGGCAGTGCGTTACCGTCTCCCAGTCGTCCTGCTCCTGCATCTTGCAGACACGCTTCAAGATGCTGCTGGCCATCTCACAAATGCAG GGGCTGCTGGGCATCCAGGACCTGGGGCAGGTCTTCTTCGAGCCTGTCAAAGACAAACAGGGCAACATCCTCATCGTCACCCTGAAGGAAGTGAAGACCAACCAGACCTTCGAGAGCGTCCGCTGGGTTCCCATCTGCAAACTGCAGACCAGCCGCAAGTCCGTGTCCTCCCCGGAGGAGCCCACCGCTCTGGACACGCTGCTGATCTCCCTCCAG GATAAGCTGGCTTACCATCAGCACAGCAGCCATGCCCTCTCCCCAGGCCTCTACCTGGGCTACTTGAAGCTTTGCAGTGCCGTGGATCAGATCCGAGTGCTGGTGCCGGAGCAGCTCCCCAACATCCTCTGTCACGTCAAGATTCGCTCCAACCCCAACATCTCCAG GGAGGAGTGGGAATGGCTGCAGAAGATGGCCAGCATGGAGGAGCCTGTTCCTGCAGAGCCAGAGGCTGAGACCTCCCAGAACCACTTGTTTCAGGAGCTCCAAGTGGCCATCAAGGAGCTAATGACTCTGGTCAACATCCCATTGCAAGAG GCCAAAGATTTCCGTCTGTACAGCCAAGAGGTGCTGGACTTTGGGGGGCAGGTCTCCTTCCTGCTGTTGCTGCCTCCATCAGATGACGTCTGCACCGCCCCAGGCCAGAACAACCCCTACACCCCTCGCTCCGGCTTCCTCACGCTGCCACTGCAGATCTTCGAGCTAG TCCACTTCTTCACGTATGATCGGGAGTTTATCACCCAGTACTGCCAGGTGTCAGCCCTCCTGGAGCTGGAGTCGCTCCTCTCTCAGCAGAGCCTCAGAGAGGCTTTCTCCGACGCTGAGCTCTCCACTGCAAAGCAGAGGCACCAGCAGGTCCAGGACTACATCCAG CAAATGGAGGAGATCTGGCGCGAGATGCGCTGGATTATGGATGCCCTGCAACACGCGCGGTACAAGCAGCCCTCCTGTGGGGTGTCTCTCAGTGGCTTCCTCAGTGAGGCTGGGCCTGTGATGAAGGAGAAAACCCAATCCACCTCATCCCACCTTGACTaccttccctccccagcaccctcgCCAGAGACCAGCCGCAAGATCAACTCCG ACCCACATGGGCTGTCAGATGAGGAGGGCTCCTCAGAGGTGTTCCTGGCCACCGACAGTGACTATGACTCCAGCAGAGCACAGAGCCCAAAGGAGCTCGACCTGCTGTCCTCTTCCTCGGGGCCTGagtgctgcagcaggagagtTGCCCGCACCCTTCGGGACAGCGCCCCAGATGTCTTGCAGACCCATGAGCTCAAGACTCCAGTACCACCtcccccaccaccaccagaGGAGCCCCGGCCAGCCCCTGAGCTCTACGACAGCGACTTCGTCCTGCCCAGCCGACAGATCGAGCTGCTGCGCATCACGGAGAAGCGGCAAGCGTACTGCGTCCGAACCAGCAGCCTGGACTTCCCCAAACCGCACTGCCAGGTGGCCAGAAAGTCCTGCCCCGGCTCTGTGGACAGCTCCCCAACAGAGAGCAGGACCACGGGCCACTGTGGCCAGCTCAGGCTGGGGACTGGCTTGACGCCCGGCCCCGAGCACAGCCAGGTTGGGCAAGGCTCGGAGACCGTCTTCCGAACGCGCTCGGATGAGTGGACTCAGAGCTTCCaggagcagccagagcagcctgggTGCTTGGCTGACCGAGGGAAGaagccaggctctgtcaccttGCAGGTCTGCCCTCAGTATGAAACCGGACTCTCCAAAGAGACCAGTGTCAAG CTGCACATCACCAGCCAGACGTCCGCTGGGGAGGTGGTGAAGCTGGTAGTGCTTGAGATGAACAACGTCTCCCGCAGTATGCTGGGTGGCTCGACTGCCTTCTGCTATGACGAGGAACAACTGGAGCACTTTGGACTGGTGTTTGCCTCCAACGAGAGTGAGCAGTGGCTTCCCGATGACTTCTTGCCTCTGTCCCTCCAAGCTACCCAGCCTGAGGGACGGTTCTACGTCCGGATCAAGGAGACGTCCCCTCTGGTGCTCCAGTACGGACCAGCCACCACTGTATGA
- the LOC102083672 gene encoding ankyrin repeat and fibronectin type-III domain-containing protein 1 isoform X9 yields MSLGSADKKDFYQPKSESSLSRFAHRLSVKQKQEKRRKAEYASAELSAFRPRSLSIEWSSSPKMTQQMRDLQLAQARKPPGPSSPNAAKRLYRNLSGKFRVNYTSFDEGSLAGRSEKEKLRKSYLFQSNAALFEAVELQDLDRVQELLKQYSPEELDLNTPNSEGLLPLDIAIMTNNAPIAKALLQAGAKESPHFVSLESRSLHLSTLVREAEQRVNELTAQVVNEAPNTDCSEKEKQLRAWEWRYRLYKRMKAGFEHARVPDAPTNVHLSVASSSSVQVTFWEPLNVNSAVVTKYKVEWSCSPTFSPLLGEAVIDKLKNLHFTIRGLVSGTAYYVRVSAYNMKGWGPPQASMPPSAIPSNWREYDGRAPRRRGQAEALDHLLGQVKTVHQHCVCHEPCKNQPQSRKHSVSKSLKHLFHPGSKFLKTLKRGLYLTAIFYKDDNILVTHEDQIPVVEIDDTYSCLLMQDFLWFTKVSCMWDEILWLRQCVTVSQSSCSCILQTRFKMLLAISQMQGLLGIQDLGQVFFEPVKDKQGNILIVTLKEVKTNQTFESVRWVPICKLQTSRKSVSSPEEPTALDTLLISLQDKLAYHQHSSHALSPGLYLGYLKLCSAVDQIRVLVPEQLPNILCHVKIRSNPNISREEWEWLQKMASMEEPVPAEPEAETSQNHLFQELQVAIKELMTLVNIPLQEAKDFRLYSQEVLDFGGQVSFLLLLPPSDDVCTAPGQNNPYTPRSGFLTLPLQIFELVHFFTYDREFITQYCQVSALLELESLLSQQSLREAFSDAELSTAKQRHQQVQDYIQQMEEIWREMRWIMDALQHARYKQPSCGVSLSGFLSEAGPVMKEKTQSTSSHLDYLPSPAPSPETSRKINSDPHGLSDEEGSSEVFLATDSDYDSSRAQSPKELDLLSSSSGPECCSRRVARTLRDSAPDVLQTHELKTPVPPPPPPPEEPRPAPELYDSDFVLPSRQIELLRITEKRQAYCVRTSSLDFPKPHCQVARKSCPGSVDSSPTESRTTGHCGQLRLGTGLTPGPEHSQVGQGSETVFRTRSDEWTQSFQEQPEQPGCLADRGKKPGSVTLQVCPQYETGLSKETSVKLHITSQTSAGEVVKLVVLEMNNVSRSMLGGSTAFCYDEEQLEHFGLVFASNESEQWLPDDFLPLSLQATQPEGRFYVRIKETSPLVLQYGPATTV; encoded by the exons TCTAGGTTTGCCCACCGCTTGTCAGTTAAgcagaagcaggagaagagaaggaaagctgAGTATGCCTCGGCCGAGCTGTCTGCCTTCCGGCCCAGGTCTCTGAGCATTGAATG GTCATCCTCGCCTAAAATGACACAGCAGATGCGGGACCTGCAGCTGGCGCAGGCCAGGAAGCCACCAGGCCCTTCCTCACCGAACGCGGCCAAGAGGCTCTACCGAAACCTGTCGGGGAAATTCCGCGTCAACTACACGTCCTTCGATGAGGGCAGCCTGGCAGGAAGGAGCGAGAAGGAGAAGCTCCGCAAGTCCTACCTG tTCCAGAGCAATGCTGCCCTCTTTGAGGCCGTGGAGCTGCAGGACCTAGACAGGGtccaggagctgctgaagcAGTACAGCCCTGAGGAACTGGACCTCAACACCCCCAACAGCGAGGGGCTGCTGCCGCTGGACATAGCCATCATGACCAACAATGCTCCCATCGCCAAGGCCCTGCTGCAGGCGGGAGCAAAGGAGAGCCCACACT TTGTGAGCCTGGAGAGCCGCTCACTGCACCTCTCCACGCTGGTGCGGGAAGCGGAGCAGCGTGTCAACGAGCTGACGGCACAGGTGGTGAATGAGGCGCCCAACACCGACTGCTCCgagaaggagaagcagctcagGGCCTGGGAGTGGCGATACCGGCTGTACAAGCGCATGAAGGCAGGGTTTGAGCATGCCC GAGTGCCAGATGCCCCCACCAATGTCCACCTCTCTGTGGCCAGCAGTTCCTCAGTGCAGGTGACCTTCTGGGAGCCTCTGAACGTCAACTCTGCTGTTGTCACCAAATACAAAG TGGAGTGGAGCTGCTCCCCCACCTTCTCGCCACTACTTGGGGAGGCTGTGATCGACAAGCTGAAGAACCTGCACTTCACCATCCGGGGACTGGTGTCG GGCACAGCTTACTACGTCCGGGTGTCCGCCTACAACATGAAGGGCTGGGGTCCCCCACAAGCTTCCATGCCCCCGTCTGCCATCCCTTCCA ACTGGCGGGAGTATGATGGTCGGGCCCCACGACGAAGGGGACAAGCTGAAGCTCTGGACCATCTGCTGGGCCAGGTGAAGACTGTCCACCAGCACTGCGTTTGCCATG AGCCCTGCAAGAACCAGCCCCAGAGCAGGAAACACTCAGTCTCCAAGAGCCTCAAGCACCTCTTCCACCCTGGCAGCAAGTTTCTCAAGACGCTGAAGCG GGGCCTCTACCTGACAGCCATCTTCTACAAGGACGACAACATCCTGGTGACCCATGAAGACCAGATCCCCGTGGTGGAGATCGATGACACCTACTCCTGCTTGCTCATGCAGGATTTTCTCTGGTTCACCAAG GTGTCGTGCATGTGGGACGAGATCCTGTGGCTGCGGCAGTGCGTTACCGTCTCCCAGTCGTCCTGCTCCTGCATCTTGCAGACACGCTTCAAGATGCTGCTGGCCATCTCACAAATGCAG GGGCTGCTGGGCATCCAGGACCTGGGGCAGGTCTTCTTCGAGCCTGTCAAAGACAAACAGGGCAACATCCTCATCGTCACCCTGAAGGAAGTGAAGACCAACCAGACCTTCGAGAGCGTCCGCTGGGTTCCCATCTGCAAACTGCAGACCAGCCGCAAGTCCGTGTCCTCCCCGGAGGAGCCCACCGCTCTGGACACGCTGCTGATCTCCCTCCAG GATAAGCTGGCTTACCATCAGCACAGCAGCCATGCCCTCTCCCCAGGCCTCTACCTGGGCTACTTGAAGCTTTGCAGTGCCGTGGATCAGATCCGAGTGCTGGTGCCGGAGCAGCTCCCCAACATCCTCTGTCACGTCAAGATTCGCTCCAACCCCAACATCTCCAG GGAGGAGTGGGAATGGCTGCAGAAGATGGCCAGCATGGAGGAGCCTGTTCCTGCAGAGCCAGAGGCTGAGACCTCCCAGAACCACTTGTTTCAGGAGCTCCAAGTGGCCATCAAGGAGCTAATGACTCTGGTCAACATCCCATTGCAAGAG GCCAAAGATTTCCGTCTGTACAGCCAAGAGGTGCTGGACTTTGGGGGGCAGGTCTCCTTCCTGCTGTTGCTGCCTCCATCAGATGACGTCTGCACCGCCCCAGGCCAGAACAACCCCTACACCCCTCGCTCCGGCTTCCTCACGCTGCCACTGCAGATCTTCGAGCTAG TCCACTTCTTCACGTATGATCGGGAGTTTATCACCCAGTACTGCCAGGTGTCAGCCCTCCTGGAGCTGGAGTCGCTCCTCTCTCAGCAGAGCCTCAGAGAGGCTTTCTCCGACGCTGAGCTCTCCACTGCAAAGCAGAGGCACCAGCAGGTCCAGGACTACATCCAG CAAATGGAGGAGATCTGGCGCGAGATGCGCTGGATTATGGATGCCCTGCAACACGCGCGGTACAAGCAGCCCTCCTGTGGGGTGTCTCTCAGTGGCTTCCTCAGTGAGGCTGGGCCTGTGATGAAGGAGAAAACCCAATCCACCTCATCCCACCTTGACTaccttccctccccagcaccctcgCCAGAGACCAGCCGCAAGATCAACTCCG ACCCACATGGGCTGTCAGATGAGGAGGGCTCCTCAGAGGTGTTCCTGGCCACCGACAGTGACTATGACTCCAGCAGAGCACAGAGCCCAAAGGAGCTCGACCTGCTGTCCTCTTCCTCGGGGCCTGagtgctgcagcaggagagtTGCCCGCACCCTTCGGGACAGCGCCCCAGATGTCTTGCAGACCCATGAGCTCAAGACTCCAGTACCACCtcccccaccaccaccagaGGAGCCCCGGCCAGCCCCTGAGCTCTACGACAGCGACTTCGTCCTGCCCAGCCGACAGATCGAGCTGCTGCGCATCACGGAGAAGCGGCAAGCGTACTGCGTCCGAACCAGCAGCCTGGACTTCCCCAAACCGCACTGCCAGGTGGCCAGAAAGTCCTGCCCCGGCTCTGTGGACAGCTCCCCAACAGAGAGCAGGACCACGGGCCACTGTGGCCAGCTCAGGCTGGGGACTGGCTTGACGCCCGGCCCCGAGCACAGCCAGGTTGGGCAAGGCTCGGAGACCGTCTTCCGAACGCGCTCGGATGAGTGGACTCAGAGCTTCCaggagcagccagagcagcctgggTGCTTGGCTGACCGAGGGAAGaagccaggctctgtcaccttGCAGGTCTGCCCTCAGTATGAAACCGGACTCTCCAAAGAGACCAGTGTCAAG CTGCACATCACCAGCCAGACGTCCGCTGGGGAGGTGGTGAAGCTGGTAGTGCTTGAGATGAACAACGTCTCCCGCAGTATGCTGGGTGGCTCGACTGCCTTCTGCTATGACGAGGAACAACTGGAGCACTTTGGACTGGTGTTTGCCTCCAACGAGAGTGAGCAGTGGCTTCCCGATGACTTCTTGCCTCTGTCCCTCCAAGCTACCCAGCCTGAGGGACGGTTCTACGTCCGGATCAAGGAGACGTCCCCTCTGGTGCTCCAGTACGGACCAGCCACCACTGTATGA
- the LOC102083672 gene encoding ankyrin repeat and fibronectin type-III domain-containing protein 1 isoform X7 has protein sequence MPEQKPYKKHSSSDHQKGCTVPSAGEAWRLEDDCTDPPRDPQLSTAVEDAPFSYFRTRSFYMRKSLSVDNHLGTLSYAVHPAETKAERVKTKLRRQFSLGSADKKDFYQPKSESSLSRFAHRLSVKQKQEKRRKAEYASAELSAFRPRSLSIEWSSSPKMTQQMRDLQLAQARKPPGPSSPNAAKRLYRNLSGKFRVNYTSFDEGSLAGRSEKEKLRKSYLFQSNAALFEAVELQDLDRVQELLKQYSPEELDLNTPNSEGLLPLDIAIMTNNAPIAKALLQAGAKESPHFVSLESRSLHLSTLVREAEQRVNELTAQVVNEAPNTDCSEKEKQLRAWEWRYRLYKRMKAGFEHARVPDAPTNVHLSVASSSSVQVTFWEPLNVNSAVVTKYKVEWSCSPTFSPLLGEAVIDKLKNLHFTIRGLVSGTAYYVRVSAYNMKGWGPPQASMPPSAIPSNWREYDGRAPRRRGQAEALDHLLGQVKTVHQHCVCHEPCKNQPQSRKHSVSKSLKHLFHPGSKFLKTLKRGLYLTAIFYKDDNILVTHEDQIPVVEIDDTYSCLLMQDFLWFTKVSCMWDEILWLRQCVTVSQSSCSCILQTRFKMLLAISQMQGLLGIQDLGQVFFEPVKDKQGNILIVTLKEVKTNQTFESVRWVPICKLQTSRKSVSSPEEPTALDTLLISLQDKLAYHQHSSHALSPGLYLGYLKLCSAVDQIRVLVPEQLPNILCHVKIRSNPNISREEWEWLQKMASMEEPVPAEPEAETSQNHLFQELQVAIKELMTLVNIPLQEAKDFRLYSQEVLDFGGQVSFLLLLPPSDDVCTAPGQNNPYTPRSGFLTLPLQIFELVHFFTYDREFITQYCQVSALLELESLLSQQSLREAFSDAELSTAKQRHQQVQDYIQQMEEIWREMRWIMDALQHARYKQPSCGVSLSGFLSEAGPVMKEKTQSTSSHLDYLPSPAPSPETSRKINSDPHGLSDEEGSSEVFLATDSDYDSSRAQSPKELDLLSSSSGPECCSRRVARTLRDSAPDVLQTHELKTPVPPPPPPPEEPRPAPELYDSDFVLPSRQIELLRITEKRQAYCVRTSSLDFPKPHCQVARKSCPGSVDSSPTESRTTGHCGQLRLGTGLTPGPEHSQVGQGSETVFRTRSDEWTQSFQEQPEQPGCLADRGKKPGSVTLQVCPQYETGLSKETSVKLHITSQTSAGEVVKLVVLEMNNVSRSMLGGSTAFCYDEEQLEHFGLVFASNESEQWLPDDFLPLSLQATQPEGRFYVRIKETSPLVLQYGPATTV, from the exons TCTAGGTTTGCCCACCGCTTGTCAGTTAAgcagaagcaggagaagagaaggaaagctgAGTATGCCTCGGCCGAGCTGTCTGCCTTCCGGCCCAGGTCTCTGAGCATTGAATG GTCATCCTCGCCTAAAATGACACAGCAGATGCGGGACCTGCAGCTGGCGCAGGCCAGGAAGCCACCAGGCCCTTCCTCACCGAACGCGGCCAAGAGGCTCTACCGAAACCTGTCGGGGAAATTCCGCGTCAACTACACGTCCTTCGATGAGGGCAGCCTGGCAGGAAGGAGCGAGAAGGAGAAGCTCCGCAAGTCCTACCTG tTCCAGAGCAATGCTGCCCTCTTTGAGGCCGTGGAGCTGCAGGACCTAGACAGGGtccaggagctgctgaagcAGTACAGCCCTGAGGAACTGGACCTCAACACCCCCAACAGCGAGGGGCTGCTGCCGCTGGACATAGCCATCATGACCAACAATGCTCCCATCGCCAAGGCCCTGCTGCAGGCGGGAGCAAAGGAGAGCCCACACT TTGTGAGCCTGGAGAGCCGCTCACTGCACCTCTCCACGCTGGTGCGGGAAGCGGAGCAGCGTGTCAACGAGCTGACGGCACAGGTGGTGAATGAGGCGCCCAACACCGACTGCTCCgagaaggagaagcagctcagGGCCTGGGAGTGGCGATACCGGCTGTACAAGCGCATGAAGGCAGGGTTTGAGCATGCCC GAGTGCCAGATGCCCCCACCAATGTCCACCTCTCTGTGGCCAGCAGTTCCTCAGTGCAGGTGACCTTCTGGGAGCCTCTGAACGTCAACTCTGCTGTTGTCACCAAATACAAAG TGGAGTGGAGCTGCTCCCCCACCTTCTCGCCACTACTTGGGGAGGCTGTGATCGACAAGCTGAAGAACCTGCACTTCACCATCCGGGGACTGGTGTCG GGCACAGCTTACTACGTCCGGGTGTCCGCCTACAACATGAAGGGCTGGGGTCCCCCACAAGCTTCCATGCCCCCGTCTGCCATCCCTTCCA ACTGGCGGGAGTATGATGGTCGGGCCCCACGACGAAGGGGACAAGCTGAAGCTCTGGACCATCTGCTGGGCCAGGTGAAGACTGTCCACCAGCACTGCGTTTGCCATG AGCCCTGCAAGAACCAGCCCCAGAGCAGGAAACACTCAGTCTCCAAGAGCCTCAAGCACCTCTTCCACCCTGGCAGCAAGTTTCTCAAGACGCTGAAGCG GGGCCTCTACCTGACAGCCATCTTCTACAAGGACGACAACATCCTGGTGACCCATGAAGACCAGATCCCCGTGGTGGAGATCGATGACACCTACTCCTGCTTGCTCATGCAGGATTTTCTCTGGTTCACCAAG GTGTCGTGCATGTGGGACGAGATCCTGTGGCTGCGGCAGTGCGTTACCGTCTCCCAGTCGTCCTGCTCCTGCATCTTGCAGACACGCTTCAAGATGCTGCTGGCCATCTCACAAATGCAG GGGCTGCTGGGCATCCAGGACCTGGGGCAGGTCTTCTTCGAGCCTGTCAAAGACAAACAGGGCAACATCCTCATCGTCACCCTGAAGGAAGTGAAGACCAACCAGACCTTCGAGAGCGTCCGCTGGGTTCCCATCTGCAAACTGCAGACCAGCCGCAAGTCCGTGTCCTCCCCGGAGGAGCCCACCGCTCTGGACACGCTGCTGATCTCCCTCCAG GATAAGCTGGCTTACCATCAGCACAGCAGCCATGCCCTCTCCCCAGGCCTCTACCTGGGCTACTTGAAGCTTTGCAGTGCCGTGGATCAGATCCGAGTGCTGGTGCCGGAGCAGCTCCCCAACATCCTCTGTCACGTCAAGATTCGCTCCAACCCCAACATCTCCAG GGAGGAGTGGGAATGGCTGCAGAAGATGGCCAGCATGGAGGAGCCTGTTCCTGCAGAGCCAGAGGCTGAGACCTCCCAGAACCACTTGTTTCAGGAGCTCCAAGTGGCCATCAAGGAGCTAATGACTCTGGTCAACATCCCATTGCAAGAG GCCAAAGATTTCCGTCTGTACAGCCAAGAGGTGCTGGACTTTGGGGGGCAGGTCTCCTTCCTGCTGTTGCTGCCTCCATCAGATGACGTCTGCACCGCCCCAGGCCAGAACAACCCCTACACCCCTCGCTCCGGCTTCCTCACGCTGCCACTGCAGATCTTCGAGCTAG TCCACTTCTTCACGTATGATCGGGAGTTTATCACCCAGTACTGCCAGGTGTCAGCCCTCCTGGAGCTGGAGTCGCTCCTCTCTCAGCAGAGCCTCAGAGAGGCTTTCTCCGACGCTGAGCTCTCCACTGCAAAGCAGAGGCACCAGCAGGTCCAGGACTACATCCAG CAAATGGAGGAGATCTGGCGCGAGATGCGCTGGATTATGGATGCCCTGCAACACGCGCGGTACAAGCAGCCCTCCTGTGGGGTGTCTCTCAGTGGCTTCCTCAGTGAGGCTGGGCCTGTGATGAAGGAGAAAACCCAATCCACCTCATCCCACCTTGACTaccttccctccccagcaccctcgCCAGAGACCAGCCGCAAGATCAACTCCG ACCCACATGGGCTGTCAGATGAGGAGGGCTCCTCAGAGGTGTTCCTGGCCACCGACAGTGACTATGACTCCAGCAGAGCACAGAGCCCAAAGGAGCTCGACCTGCTGTCCTCTTCCTCGGGGCCTGagtgctgcagcaggagagtTGCCCGCACCCTTCGGGACAGCGCCCCAGATGTCTTGCAGACCCATGAGCTCAAGACTCCAGTACCACCtcccccaccaccaccagaGGAGCCCCGGCCAGCCCCTGAGCTCTACGACAGCGACTTCGTCCTGCCCAGCCGACAGATCGAGCTGCTGCGCATCACGGAGAAGCGGCAAGCGTACTGCGTCCGAACCAGCAGCCTGGACTTCCCCAAACCGCACTGCCAGGTGGCCAGAAAGTCCTGCCCCGGCTCTGTGGACAGCTCCCCAACAGAGAGCAGGACCACGGGCCACTGTGGCCAGCTCAGGCTGGGGACTGGCTTGACGCCCGGCCCCGAGCACAGCCAGGTTGGGCAAGGCTCGGAGACCGTCTTCCGAACGCGCTCGGATGAGTGGACTCAGAGCTTCCaggagcagccagagcagcctgggTGCTTGGCTGACCGAGGGAAGaagccaggctctgtcaccttGCAGGTCTGCCCTCAGTATGAAACCGGACTCTCCAAAGAGACCAGTGTCAAG CTGCACATCACCAGCCAGACGTCCGCTGGGGAGGTGGTGAAGCTGGTAGTGCTTGAGATGAACAACGTCTCCCGCAGTATGCTGGGTGGCTCGACTGCCTTCTGCTATGACGAGGAACAACTGGAGCACTTTGGACTGGTGTTTGCCTCCAACGAGAGTGAGCAGTGGCTTCCCGATGACTTCTTGCCTCTGTCCCTCCAAGCTACCCAGCCTGAGGGACGGTTCTACGTCCGGATCAAGGAGACGTCCCCTCTGGTGCTCCAGTACGGACCAGCCACCACTGTATGA